The Micromonospora sp. NBC_00421 genome contains a region encoding:
- a CDS encoding peroxiredoxin produces MPIEVGAEAPDFLLKDQNNQEVRLSDYRGDRTVLLVFYPLAFTGICQGELCEVRDNLNEYVNDDVQVLTVSVDSVYAHKIWADKEGYQFPLLADFWPHGAVAQAYGVFNDVAGIANRGTFVIDKAGVVRFAEMNMPGEARDQQGWRKALADTVAA; encoded by the coding sequence TCGAGGTTGGCGCCGAGGCGCCCGACTTCCTGCTGAAGGACCAGAACAACCAGGAGGTACGGCTCTCGGACTACCGGGGCGACCGCACCGTGCTGCTGGTCTTCTACCCGCTCGCCTTCACCGGCATCTGCCAGGGTGAGCTGTGCGAGGTACGGGACAACCTCAACGAGTACGTCAACGACGACGTGCAGGTGCTCACCGTCAGCGTCGACTCGGTGTACGCCCACAAGATCTGGGCCGACAAGGAGGGCTACCAGTTCCCGCTGCTTGCCGACTTCTGGCCGCACGGGGCGGTCGCCCAGGCGTACGGCGTCTTCAACGACGTCGCCGGCATCGCCAACCGGGGCACCTTCGTCATCGACAAGGCCGGCGTCGTCCGGTTCGCCGAGATGAACATGCCGGGTGAGGCGCGCGACCAGCAGGGTTGGCGCAAGGCCCTCGCCGACACGGTCGCCGCCTGA